One genomic window of Quercus robur chromosome 6, dhQueRobu3.1, whole genome shotgun sequence includes the following:
- the LOC126689099 gene encoding H/ACA ribonucleoprotein complex subunit CBF5: MGVSSELETLSEDERRALRGSKFAPLPSLPSSSHRSQPRLAHPGGPLRTNKAAALAKFLERKLQEPDGLASINPDLVEIAVQNAKRTVLPSCGTSNSGTTIQHVDSFGDTEDSFEEGKEEKKQKKNKNKNKKNNKKNKKEKKEKRKNKKRKFAEDPGNAVVKKCKQKLKL, encoded by the exons atgggggTATCATCGGAGTTGGAAACACTGAGCGAAGATGAAAGAAGAGCTCTTAGAGGAAGCAAATTCGCACCTCTCCCTTCTTTACCTTCTTCTTCTCACCGTTCCCAACCCAG GTTGGCGCACCCAGGAGGACCGTTGAGGACGAACAAGGCGGCGGCATTGGCGAAGTTTCTAGAAAGAAAGCTACAGGAGCCTGATGGTTTGGCCTCTATCAATCCCGATCTCGTCGAAATCGCTGTCCAAAATGCCAAACGCACCGTTTTGCCTTCTT GTGGTACGTCAAATTCAGGAACCACTATTCAACATGTAGACTCCTTTGGTGACACTGAG GATTCttttgaagaaggaaaagaggaaaagaaacaaaagaagaacaagaacaagaacaagaaaaataacaagaagaacaaaaaagagaagaaagaaaagaggaaaaataaaaaacgaaaG TTTGCTGAGGATCCTGGAAATGCTGTAGTCAAGAAGtgcaaacaaaaattgaaattgtga